The proteins below are encoded in one region of Winogradskyella helgolandensis:
- the paaZ gene encoding phenylacetic acid degradation bifunctional protein PaaZ: MNKIQHYVQGQWTTGKEEGTPILDAVTGEAFTSIAIEGLDVPEILNYGRTKGGEVLRKMTFQERGNMLKSLALYLTKRKNAFYELSYRTGATKVDSWIDIEGGFGNLFANASLRKLFPNQPYHVEGDAIDLSRGGRFMAHHIMVPKKGVAVHINAFNFPVWGMLEKCAVNWMAGVPAVVLPAPSSSYLAEAVAKEIIASGILPEGALQIINGTVKTILDTVESQDVVTFTGSAKVGRLLKAHPQLIQESVPFTMEADSLNASILGEDAVPGTPEFDLFIKEVRKEMTVKAGQKCTAIRRIIVPQNLVEDVQSALSKALDKVTIGDPRLKEVRMGSLVSHQQVQAVRDSVNDLSKEAQIVYGSLDEINTTGADAKKGAFISPILLRSDHPFENTIIHEREAFGPVSTIMPYKNLDEAITLAQMGKGSLVSSIATNDDKIAKEYVINAASHHGRIMVVNRDMAKESTGHGSPLPYLVHGGPGRAGGGEEMGGMRGIKHYLQRTAIQGSPTTITEITGIYQQNAKYKEAEQHPFKYHWEDIQPGMSMKTHNRTFTDTDIINFSNLTWDHFYAHTDITSLDGSIFEQRTAHGYFIISAAAGLFVYPNKGPVSANYGLEECRFLRPLYHNDTIYVRLTCKQKVDRDVASAEHPSGIVKWYAEIFDANTDEKVAFATVLTMVQKKQEVLTEMTEDKINECLYALKDDAKPKWGIMTPQHMIEHLEYTYKIASGEIQDFEIATPEKILEKVHNSLWNYDKFPKNSQFPQLEKDTLDTLKHSDLATAIEKFKAQREKYLAYFKENPEAKLKNLVFGELNKYESYLLERKHLNHHFEQFGLL, translated from the coding sequence ATGAATAAAATACAGCATTACGTTCAAGGACAATGGACAACAGGTAAAGAAGAAGGAACACCAATCTTAGACGCTGTAACTGGCGAAGCCTTTACAAGCATTGCTATCGAAGGTTTAGATGTTCCTGAAATTCTTAACTACGGTAGAACAAAAGGAGGAGAGGTTCTTCGAAAAATGACATTCCAAGAACGTGGAAACATGCTTAAAAGTTTAGCTTTATATCTTACCAAAAGAAAAAATGCATTTTACGAATTAAGTTACAGAACAGGAGCAACCAAAGTAGATAGTTGGATCGACATCGAAGGTGGTTTCGGAAACCTATTCGCCAATGCTTCTCTAAGAAAACTTTTTCCAAATCAGCCATATCACGTAGAAGGAGATGCTATCGATTTATCTCGTGGCGGACGCTTTATGGCACATCATATTATGGTGCCCAAAAAAGGAGTTGCAGTGCATATTAATGCATTCAATTTCCCTGTTTGGGGAATGTTAGAAAAGTGCGCAGTAAACTGGATGGCTGGAGTGCCAGCAGTAGTTTTACCAGCACCTTCATCTTCTTATTTAGCTGAAGCTGTAGCAAAAGAAATAATAGCATCCGGTATTTTACCAGAAGGCGCACTACAAATTATAAACGGAACCGTAAAAACTATTTTAGATACGGTAGAATCTCAAGATGTAGTAACCTTTACAGGTTCAGCAAAAGTAGGACGCTTATTAAAAGCGCATCCACAATTAATACAAGAATCTGTACCATTTACAATGGAAGCCGATTCTTTAAACGCATCCATCTTAGGAGAAGATGCCGTTCCAGGAACACCAGAATTCGACTTGTTTATCAAAGAAGTTAGAAAGGAAATGACGGTTAAAGCAGGACAAAAATGTACTGCAATACGTAGAATTATTGTTCCGCAAAATTTAGTGGAAGATGTGCAATCTGCCTTGTCAAAAGCATTAGATAAAGTAACTATTGGAGATCCAAGACTTAAAGAAGTTCGAATGGGATCTTTAGTAAGTCATCAACAAGTGCAAGCAGTCAGAGATTCTGTAAATGATTTATCCAAAGAAGCACAAATTGTTTATGGCAGTTTAGATGAAATAAACACCACTGGAGCAGATGCTAAAAAAGGCGCTTTTATTAGTCCAATTTTATTACGTTCTGATCATCCTTTTGAAAATACAATCATTCACGAACGTGAAGCATTTGGTCCAGTAAGTACCATAATGCCTTATAAAAATTTAGATGAAGCCATTACTTTGGCACAAATGGGTAAAGGATCTTTGGTGTCTTCAATTGCCACAAATGACGATAAGATAGCAAAAGAGTATGTGATAAATGCAGCATCTCATCATGGTCGTATAATGGTGGTTAATCGTGATATGGCTAAAGAAAGTACTGGTCATGGTTCACCATTACCATATTTAGTTCATGGTGGTCCAGGACGTGCTGGAGGAGGAGAAGAAATGGGAGGCATGCGTGGTATAAAACATTATTTGCAACGTACTGCCATTCAAGGTTCGCCAACCACTATTACTGAGATTACGGGTATTTACCAGCAAAACGCGAAATATAAGGAAGCAGAACAACATCCATTTAAATACCATTGGGAAGACATCCAACCAGGAATGTCTATGAAAACCCATAACAGAACATTTACAGATACAGACATCATAAATTTTTCAAATCTAACTTGGGATCATTTCTATGCGCATACAGATATTACATCTTTAGACGGAAGTATTTTTGAACAAAGAACTGCACATGGTTATTTTATTATTTCAGCTGCAGCAGGATTATTTGTATATCCAAATAAAGGACCAGTTTCAGCAAATTACGGATTAGAAGAATGTAGATTTTTACGTCCATTATATCACAACGATACGATTTATGTAAGACTTACATGTAAGCAAAAAGTAGATAGAGATGTCGCTTCAGCGGAACATCCAAGCGGAATTGTAAAATGGTATGCCGAAATTTTTGATGCTAATACCGATGAGAAAGTAGCATTCGCAACAGTTTTAACGATGGTTCAGAAAAAGCAAGAAGTTTTAACTGAAATGACCGAGGATAAAATTAACGAATGTCTTTATGCATTAAAAGATGATGCAAAACCTAAATGGGGAATTATGACACCTCAGCATATGATTGAGCATTTAGAATACACTTATAAAATTGCTTCTGGAGAAATTCAAGATTTTGAAATAGCAACACCAGAAAAAATTCTAGAGAAAGTACATAATAGTTTATGGAATTATGATAAATTCCCAAAGAACTCTCAATTTCCTCAGTTAGAAAAAGACACTTTAGATACATTAAAGCATTCCGATTTAGCTACAGCTATTGAAAAGTTTAAAGCACAAAGAGAAAAGTATTTAGCGTATTTTAAAGAAAATCCTGAGGCTAAATTAAAGAATTTAGTATTCGGAGAATTGAATAAATACGAATCGTATTTGTTAGAAAGAAAACATTTAAATCATCATTTTGAACAATTTGGATTACTATAA
- a CDS encoding GIY-YIG nuclease family protein, translating to MSKKYYTYILTHERNHIFYVGVTNNMERRMSEHKAATFGTHVGHYNIKKLVYFEEHSDIRIAIRREKTIKKWKKEWKKNQITEMNPEWIDLSLGWDLSKYIKN from the coding sequence ATGTCTAAAAAGTATTATACATACATTCTAACACATGAAAGAAATCACATCTTTTATGTTGGTGTAACAAATAATATGGAACGAAGAATGAGTGAACATAAGGCAGCAACTTTTGGAACTCATGTTGGACATTATAATATTAAAAAATTAGTTTATTTTGAAGAGCATTCTGATATCAGAATTGCAATTCGAAGAGAAAAGACCATTAAGAAATGGAAAAAAGAATGGAAGAAGAATCAAATAACGGAAATGAATCCTGAGTGGATTGATTTGAGTTTAGGCTGGGATCTTTCCAAATATATTAAGAACTAA
- a CDS encoding enoyl-CoA hydratase/isomerase family protein: MNTPYVKLEIKNEVGYIEFFHPAHNSLPGDVLAKLANTITEAGENDAIKVIVLKSGGDRTFCAGASFTELININDAATGKVFFSGFVNVINAMRKCPKFIIGRIQGKTVGGGVGLAAATDYCMATKFASIKLSELNIGIGPFVVGPAIERKMGLSAMSQIAIDANTFYPAEWVKQKGLFTQVYESTEELDEAVKTTAEHLCTYNTEAMLEMKKVFWQGTDHWDTLLAERAATSGKLVLSEFTKEKLKGFK, encoded by the coding sequence ATGAACACACCATACGTAAAACTAGAAATCAAAAATGAAGTAGGCTACATAGAATTCTTTCATCCTGCTCACAATTCTCTTCCGGGAGATGTATTAGCAAAATTAGCAAACACAATTACTGAAGCAGGCGAAAATGATGCTATAAAGGTAATCGTCCTTAAAAGTGGAGGAGACCGAACATTTTGTGCTGGAGCAAGTTTTACTGAGCTAATAAATATCAATGATGCAGCAACTGGAAAAGTGTTTTTCTCAGGTTTCGTAAACGTAATCAACGCGATGCGTAAATGCCCAAAGTTCATTATTGGACGTATTCAAGGAAAAACTGTTGGAGGTGGAGTAGGACTTGCAGCAGCAACAGATTATTGTATGGCAACAAAATTTGCTTCTATTAAGTTAAGCGAGCTAAATATTGGTATTGGACCATTTGTTGTCGGGCCAGCAATAGAACGTAAAATGGGATTAAGCGCTATGTCGCAAATCGCAATTGACGCAAATACATTTTATCCTGCAGAATGGGTAAAACAAAAAGGTTTATTCACGCAAGTGTATGAAAGTACCGAAGAACTAGATGAGGCAGTAAAAACAACAGCAGAGCATTTATGTACCTATAATACAGAAGCGATGCTAGAAATGAAAAAAGTATTCTGGCAAGGCACAGACCATTGGGATACTTTATTAGCAGAACGTGCAGCAACAAGTGGAAAACTAGTTTTGAGTGAGTTCACTAAAGAAAAATTAAAAGGATTTAAATAA
- a CDS encoding acyltransferase, protein MAIYSFKGYTPVVHKSSFVHPLAAVTGNVIIGKNCYIGPGAAIRGDWGQIILEDGVNIQENCTVHMFPGKSITLKESAHVGHGAIIHGANLGRNCLIGMNTVIMDDSEIGDECIIGAMSFVKAETKIPYRSLVVGNPAKIIRGVTDEMIDWKTKGTQLYQQLPADCHESLREVEPLREVPENMKIQDDVYKTLRETFKK, encoded by the coding sequence ATGGCAATATATTCATTCAAAGGTTACACACCAGTAGTACATAAATCAAGTTTCGTACATCCGCTTGCGGCAGTAACAGGAAATGTCATTATTGGTAAAAACTGTTATATTGGTCCGGGAGCAGCCATTCGTGGAGATTGGGGACAAATTATTTTAGAAGATGGAGTAAATATTCAAGAGAATTGTACAGTGCATATGTTTCCAGGTAAGTCCATCACACTAAAAGAAAGTGCACATGTGGGACATGGAGCGATAATTCATGGTGCAAATTTGGGTAGAAATTGCCTAATTGGTATGAATACTGTTATTATGGACGATTCCGAAATTGGTGACGAATGTATTATAGGAGCTATGTCGTTTGTAAAAGCAGAAACAAAAATCCCGTATCGAAGTTTAGTGGTTGGAAATCCTGCAAAAATAATTCGTGGTGTTACTGACGAAATGATAGACTGGAAAACAAAAGGCACACAGTTGTACCAACAATTACCAGCAGATTGTCACGAGAGTTTACGAGAAGTTGAACCATTAAGAGAAGTGCCGGAAAACATGAAAATTCAAGATGATGTTTATAAAACACTTCGAGAAACGTTTAAGAAGTAA
- a CDS encoding Lrp/AsnC family transcriptional regulator — protein sequence MPHTLDKIDTQLLVILQKNSNRTTKSIAEELGMSTSPIFERIKKLEKEGYIEKYVAVLNNKKIGLKLTVFIGITLQGHTRSYLEKFVKEINNFPEVVECHRVSGNFDYLLKLVVEDIEAYETFIISKLTLLPYLGNVQSLIALSTSKETNEIDLSRVL from the coding sequence ATGCCACATACACTCGATAAAATAGACACACAACTGTTAGTTATACTACAAAAGAATAGCAATCGAACAACAAAAAGTATTGCTGAGGAACTCGGCATGAGCACTTCACCAATATTTGAACGTATAAAAAAATTAGAAAAGGAAGGGTATATTGAAAAATATGTCGCTGTTTTAAACAATAAGAAAATAGGTTTAAAGCTGACTGTTTTTATAGGAATCACTTTGCAAGGTCATACGCGAAGTTATTTAGAAAAGTTTGTAAAGGAAATCAACAACTTTCCTGAAGTTGTAGAATGCCATCGCGTCAGTGGAAATTTTGACTATTTATTAAAACTAGTTGTAGAGGATATTGAAGCTTATGAAACGTTTATCATTTCAAAATTAACGCTTCTTCCATATTTAGGGAATGTACAAAGCTTGATTGCTTTGTCTACGAGTAAAGAAACTAATGAGATTGATTTGAGCAGGGTTTTGTAG
- a CDS encoding dihydrolipoamide acetyltransferase family protein, translating to MGESITEGTIINWLISEGDSFEEGDIILEVATDKVDNEVPAPAAGTLIKTMFQAKDVVPVGEVLAILEVSEVKKSKLQNELKAASSSAAENKVKSKRPKPVQQASNSSSTSFSTSNANTFFSPLIIKIAKEHHISFEELARIPATGNEGRLRKSDVFQYIDEGRPYKFAQPVAEKDPTAYRIPQLQFDKGKGKVIEMDRMRQMIADHMVYSKHTSPHVTAYVEADLTNMVNWRNANKAAFQEKHGERLTFTPLFVEAVAKAVKDFPNINASVDGNNIIVKADINIGMATALPSGNLIVPVVKNADTKDLKTIAANVNELAGKARENKLAGDDIKGSTFTISNVGTFGSVMGTPIINQPEVAILALGIIKKRPEVIETENGDEIAIRSMMYLSLSFDHRVVDGFLGGSFVRRVADYFEQFDTNREI from the coding sequence ATGGGCGAAAGTATAACCGAAGGCACCATTATCAATTGGTTAATTTCTGAAGGAGACTCTTTCGAAGAAGGAGATATTATACTTGAAGTCGCTACAGATAAAGTAGATAACGAAGTGCCAGCACCAGCAGCAGGAACTTTAATTAAAACCATGTTTCAAGCAAAAGATGTCGTTCCAGTAGGAGAAGTTCTTGCGATTTTAGAAGTTTCAGAAGTGAAGAAATCGAAATTACAAAATGAACTTAAAGCTGCAAGTTCGAGCGCTGCTGAGAATAAGGTAAAGTCTAAAAGACCAAAGCCAGTACAGCAGGCTTCCAACTCGAGTTCTACTTCATTTTCAACATCAAACGCAAACACCTTCTTTTCGCCATTAATCATCAAAATAGCAAAAGAGCATCACATCAGTTTTGAAGAATTAGCACGAATTCCTGCAACAGGAAATGAAGGCAGACTTCGTAAAAGCGATGTGTTTCAATATATAGATGAAGGACGACCATATAAATTCGCACAACCAGTAGCCGAAAAAGATCCAACAGCCTATAGAATTCCACAATTACAGTTCGATAAAGGCAAAGGGAAAGTCATCGAAATGGACAGAATGCGTCAAATGATTGCGGACCATATGGTGTATTCAAAACATACATCACCACATGTTACTGCTTACGTTGAAGCCGATTTAACAAACATGGTCAACTGGCGAAATGCTAACAAAGCAGCTTTTCAAGAAAAACACGGCGAACGCTTAACCTTTACACCACTATTTGTAGAAGCCGTAGCCAAAGCTGTTAAAGATTTTCCGAATATTAATGCCTCAGTCGATGGTAATAACATCATCGTTAAAGCAGATATAAACATTGGTATGGCAACAGCTTTACCAAGCGGAAATTTAATTGTTCCTGTAGTAAAAAATGCAGACACTAAAGATTTAAAAACCATTGCAGCTAACGTAAATGAATTAGCTGGAAAAGCAAGGGAAAATAAATTAGCAGGCGACGATATTAAAGGTAGCACCTTCACAATATCAAACGTTGGAACATTTGGTAGCGTCATGGGAACACCAATAATTAACCAACCAGAGGTTGCCATTTTAGCGTTAGGAATTATAAAAAAACGACCAGAAGTCATCGAAACCGAAAATGGAGATGAAATAGCTATCAGAAGCATGATGTACTTATCGCTTTCTTTCGATCATCGCGTAGTAGACGGATTCTTAGGAGGAAGTTTTGTAAGAAGAGTAGCAGATTATTTCGAACAATTTGATACTAATAGAGAAATATAA
- a CDS encoding branched-chain amino acid aminotransferase: MSHNISIQKVTESKVSNIDFNNIPLGTTFTDHMFICDYNNGVWENPRIEPMGMIPTHPAAMALHYGQAIFEGMKATVDANGNPMLFRPSKNAERLNFSADRMGMPHFPEDLFVEGLKQLVAIEQNWIPPMDGSALYLRPFMYADEAFIGMRAATHYKFVIMASPAGPFFTKRIKLWAENKYIRAASGGTGEAKAAGNYAAAIRPTELAKAKGYDQVLWLDAVEHNYIQEVGTMNIFFKVSGKFITPKRDGSILDGITRMSVIDILRDKGCEVTERAITIQEIRDASIDGTLEEAFGTGTAVGIAYIQEIAMGETIIHVSDKSPVGLEVNNTLNAIKTGKIEDKFNWMIKIENQLA, encoded by the coding sequence ATGAGCCACAACATATCTATACAAAAAGTAACCGAATCTAAAGTCTCAAACATAGACTTCAACAACATACCATTAGGTACAACATTCACAGACCACATGTTTATTTGTGATTATAACAATGGTGTTTGGGAAAACCCAAGAATAGAACCAATGGGAATGATTCCTACACATCCAGCAGCCATGGCTTTGCATTACGGACAAGCCATTTTCGAAGGCATGAAAGCCACTGTAGATGCTAACGGAAATCCTATGCTTTTCAGGCCATCAAAAAATGCAGAACGGTTAAATTTTAGCGCAGACCGAATGGGAATGCCTCATTTTCCAGAAGATTTATTCGTAGAAGGCTTAAAACAACTAGTTGCAATAGAACAAAATTGGATTCCACCAATGGACGGAAGTGCACTCTATTTAAGACCATTTATGTATGCCGACGAAGCCTTTATAGGTATGCGCGCAGCAACACATTACAAGTTTGTAATCATGGCATCACCAGCTGGTCCATTTTTTACTAAACGTATAAAACTATGGGCAGAAAATAAATATATACGTGCAGCCTCAGGCGGAACAGGAGAAGCAAAAGCAGCAGGTAATTACGCAGCAGCCATTCGTCCAACAGAATTAGCAAAAGCCAAAGGGTACGACCAAGTATTGTGGCTAGATGCGGTAGAGCACAACTATATCCAAGAAGTAGGAACCATGAATATTTTCTTTAAAGTCAGCGGAAAATTTATCACGCCAAAACGCGATGGTTCCATTTTAGATGGTATTACCAGAATGAGCGTTATAGATATTTTAAGAGACAAAGGTTGCGAGGTTACAGAACGCGCTATAACTATTCAAGAAATCCGAGATGCTTCAATTGACGGTACATTAGAAGAAGCTTTCGGAACAGGAACAGCCGTTGGTATTGCTTATATTCAAGAAATTGCAATGGGCGAAACAATAATTCATGTATCAGATAAAAGTCCAGTTGGTTTAGAAGTTAACAATACTCTAAACGCTATCAAAACAGGTAAAATTGAAGATAAATTTAATTGGATGATTAAAATTGAAAACCAATTAGCTTAA
- a CDS encoding alpha-ketoacid dehydrogenase subunit alpha/beta — MNMKKETLKKGFSKLCTAKAMAELYETNFKHVSKYVHATSRGHEAIQIALGLQLLPQDYAFPYYRDDAMLLSFGLEPYDLMLQLLAKKDDPFSGGRTYYSHPSLKDDDKPKIPHQSSATGMQTIPATGVAMGMQYKELQGLDDYSLESDPVSSGAVENALKPITVCSLGDASVTEGEIAEAFQMAALKQMPILYLVQDNGWDISANAAETRAQNAFEYAAGFKGLDAISIDGANFTESYDALEKVIETIRTERRPFLVHAKVPLLNHHTSGVRMEWYRDDLEEARSRDPYPVIKQQLLDAGFSEQDVLDIENSAKAKVQSDFERALLAEDPKPEDLFTNDFVPTPITEEKGTRSPEGAEKVVMVDCALFAVEELMKKHKECLLYGQDVGGRLGGVFREAATLAQKFGDDRVFNTPIQEAFIVGSTVGMSAVGLKPIVEVQFADYIWPGLNQLYTEVSRSCYLSNGKWPVSMILRVPIGAYGSGGPYHSSSVESVITNIRGIKIAYPSNGADLKGLMKAAYYDPNPVVILEHKGLYWSKVPGTQGATSVEPSEDYVLPFGKAWVLQEIWKQENVETLTVVTYGMGVHWAMNASEELEMQDQIEVIDLRTLFPLDEDTIMKSVKKTGKCLVVTEEPSNNSFARALSGKIQEECFKHLDAPVMTIGSENMPAIPLNSTLEQTMIPSTEKVKAKIEDLLNY, encoded by the coding sequence ATGAATATGAAAAAAGAAACACTAAAAAAAGGATTTTCAAAACTCTGCACAGCAAAAGCAATGGCAGAATTATACGAAACTAATTTTAAACATGTATCTAAATACGTACACGCCACATCTCGTGGACATGAAGCCATTCAAATCGCTTTAGGTTTACAATTATTACCTCAAGATTATGCATTTCCGTACTATAGAGACGATGCTATGCTATTATCATTTGGTTTAGAACCTTACGATTTAATGTTGCAATTATTAGCCAAAAAAGACGACCCATTTTCTGGAGGAAGAACCTATTATTCACATCCAAGTTTAAAGGACGACGATAAGCCAAAAATACCGCATCAATCCTCTGCAACAGGAATGCAAACCATTCCGGCAACAGGCGTTGCCATGGGAATGCAGTATAAAGAATTACAAGGTTTAGACGATTATAGTTTAGAATCTGACCCTGTCAGTTCGGGAGCAGTCGAGAACGCTCTAAAACCAATTACCGTTTGTAGTTTAGGAGACGCCTCAGTAACCGAAGGAGAAATAGCAGAAGCGTTTCAAATGGCAGCTTTAAAGCAAATGCCAATCTTATATTTAGTACAAGATAATGGTTGGGATATTAGTGCCAATGCAGCAGAAACAAGAGCACAAAATGCTTTTGAATACGCAGCAGGATTTAAAGGTTTAGACGCTATCTCAATAGATGGAGCCAATTTTACAGAAAGCTATGACGCCTTAGAAAAAGTCATAGAAACCATTCGTACAGAGCGAAGACCATTTTTAGTGCACGCCAAAGTACCATTATTAAATCATCATACATCTGGTGTAAGAATGGAATGGTATCGCGATGATTTAGAAGAAGCACGTTCTCGTGATCCTTATCCGGTTATTAAACAACAATTACTAGATGCTGGATTTTCAGAACAAGACGTTTTAGACATTGAAAATTCCGCGAAAGCAAAAGTACAATCAGATTTTGAAAGAGCATTATTAGCCGAAGATCCAAAACCTGAGGATTTATTTACAAACGATTTTGTACCAACACCAATTACAGAAGAGAAAGGAACACGCTCACCAGAAGGCGCAGAAAAGGTAGTGATGGTAGATTGCGCTTTATTCGCCGTAGAAGAACTTATGAAAAAGCATAAAGAATGTTTACTTTACGGACAAGATGTTGGTGGGAGATTAGGAGGTGTTTTTAGAGAAGCAGCAACATTAGCGCAAAAATTTGGAGATGATCGCGTTTTTAATACACCAATACAAGAAGCCTTTATTGTCGGTTCAACAGTCGGAATGAGTGCCGTTGGATTAAAACCAATTGTAGAGGTTCAGTTTGCCGATTATATTTGGCCTGGCTTAAATCAGTTATATACAGAAGTCAGTAGAAGTTGCTATTTGTCTAACGGTAAATGGCCAGTTAGCATGATTCTTCGCGTACCAATTGGTGCTTATGGAAGTGGTGGACCTTATCATTCATCTTCGGTTGAATCTGTAATAACAAATATTAGAGGTATAAAAATTGCCTATCCAAGTAATGGTGCTGATTTAAAAGGGTTGATGAAAGCGGCTTATTACGATCCTAATCCTGTAGTTATTTTAGAGCATAAAGGTTTGTATTGGTCTAAAGTACCAGGAACACAAGGTGCAACATCTGTTGAGCCAAGTGAAGATTATGTTTTACCATTTGGAAAAGCTTGGGTTTTACAAGAAATCTGGAAACAAGAAAATGTAGAAACATTAACTGTTGTGACGTACGGAATGGGAGTACATTGGGCCATGAATGCATCGGAAGAATTAGAGATGCAAGACCAAATTGAAGTCATTGATTTACGTACGTTATTTCCTTTAGACGAAGACACCATTATGAAATCGGTTAAGAAAACAGGAAAGTGTCTTGTTGTAACAGAAGAGCCTTCAAACAATAGTTTTGCAAGAGCCTTATCTGGGAAAATTCAAGAAGAATGCTTTAAACATTTAGATGCGCCAGTAATGACGATTGGTAGTGAAAATATGCCTGCAATTCCTTTAAATTCGACTTTAGAGCAAACGATGATTCCTTCAACAGAAAAAGTGAAAGCTAAAATTGAAGACTTGTTGAATTATTGA
- a CDS encoding HesA/MoeB/ThiF family protein: MTSFFEVHEKCIGKEKMHQLKNSRIAVVGLGGLGCSVAMGLTRLGIQNLVLADNDHIERSNVARQILFTKSHIGASKVQTAKDALLEIFDDLNITCIQDYITTQNGINILKSADIIVDCTDNYIARYAISKTCESINKPMIFGGVQGFEGQVGVFNYKNSKPFHHIFQNINSLLKVENCEASGVLPFVVQTVANYQVIECYKIICNENNVLNNQLLCINTLSNKSRILKLE; encoded by the coding sequence ATGACCTCATTTTTTGAAGTACATGAAAAATGTATAGGAAAAGAAAAAATGCATCAGCTAAAAAATTCTAGAATTGCTGTTGTAGGACTTGGTGGATTAGGTTGTTCTGTTGCTATGGGATTAACCCGATTAGGAATCCAAAATTTAGTACTAGCTGATAATGACCATATAGAACGGTCTAATGTTGCGCGACAAATTCTATTTACGAAGTCTCATATCGGAGCATCAAAAGTCCAAACAGCTAAAGATGCTTTATTAGAGATATTTGATGATCTCAACATCACATGCATTCAAGATTATATAACAACTCAAAACGGAATTAACATTTTAAAGAGTGCTGATATTATTGTTGATTGCACAGACAATTATATAGCACGTTACGCTATTAGTAAAACTTGTGAATCTATTAATAAACCGATGATTTTTGGTGGAGTCCAAGGATTCGAAGGTCAAGTCGGTGTTTTTAACTATAAAAACAGTAAACCCTTTCACCATATATTCCAAAATATTAATTCATTATTAAAAGTTGAAAACTGTGAAGCCTCTGGTGTTCTCCCTTTTGTAGTTCAAACCGTTGCGAATTATCAAGTAATAGAATGCTATAAAATTATTTGTAATGAAAATAATGTCTTAAACAATCAACTGTTGTGCATCAATACACTTTCAAATAAAAGTAGAATTTTAAAGTTGGAATAA